From the genome of Oceanidesulfovibrio indonesiensis, one region includes:
- the flhB gene encoding flagellar biosynthesis protein FlhB encodes MPQTDPSRTEEPTQKRLDKARDEGNVPRSQEVAKTFVLLCGVLMLKLYLSYVAEDLQELFRFFMRGAATFELNQESLIELFVMIVKAMAIMVVPVMLALAVFAFFSNFLQVGPLWTTKVFEPKFSKMFNIVAGMQRLFFSAQTLVRLGKSMGQAFVIAIVAYVMIKGKLDESLPMFYQPAKAVAAHMLETGADMVLWILVPLFIITALDVWYTRWDYIEQLKMTKDEVKDERKQMEGDQQVKQQQKQKMLQVSGQRMMAQVPNADVVITNPTHIAVALRYDVNEAPAPQVLAKGANAVAERIKEIARENNVPVRENKPLARALYKSVEVGEVIPEEMYQAVATILAQVFKNKGKAGPAG; translated from the coding sequence GTGCCACAGACTGATCCGAGCAGAACAGAAGAGCCGACCCAAAAACGGCTCGACAAAGCGCGCGACGAGGGCAACGTCCCCCGCTCGCAGGAAGTGGCGAAGACATTCGTGCTCCTGTGCGGCGTGCTTATGCTCAAGCTCTATCTGTCGTACGTCGCGGAGGACCTGCAGGAGCTCTTCCGGTTCTTCATGCGCGGGGCGGCCACATTCGAACTGAACCAGGAAAGTCTCATCGAACTGTTCGTGATGATCGTCAAGGCGATGGCCATCATGGTTGTTCCGGTGATGCTCGCGCTGGCCGTGTTCGCGTTCTTCAGCAACTTCCTCCAGGTCGGCCCTTTGTGGACGACCAAGGTTTTCGAGCCCAAGTTCAGCAAGATGTTCAACATCGTTGCCGGAATGCAGCGCCTGTTCTTCAGCGCGCAGACGCTTGTGCGTCTGGGAAAGTCAATGGGCCAGGCGTTTGTCATCGCCATTGTCGCCTACGTCATGATCAAGGGGAAGCTCGACGAGTCGTTGCCCATGTTCTACCAGCCGGCCAAGGCCGTGGCCGCGCACATGCTGGAGACCGGCGCGGACATGGTGCTCTGGATTCTCGTGCCCCTGTTCATCATCACTGCGCTGGACGTCTGGTACACGCGCTGGGACTACATCGAACAGCTCAAGATGACCAAGGACGAGGTCAAGGACGAGCGCAAACAGATGGAAGGCGACCAACAGGTCAAGCAGCAGCAGAAGCAGAAAATGCTCCAGGTCTCGGGCCAACGCATGATGGCTCAGGTGCCCAACGCGGACGTCGTCATCACCAACCCTACGCACATCGCCGTGGCCCTGCGCTACGACGTGAACGAGGCGCCTGCCCCCCAGGTTCTGGCCAAGGGCGCAAACGCCGTGGCCGAGCGCATCAAGGAGATCGCCCGGGAGAACAACGTGCCTGTCCGCGAGAACAAGCCCCTGGCACGGGCCTTGTATAAGTCGGTGGAAGTCGGGGAGGTAATCCCGGAAGAGATGTACCAGGCGGTCGCCACTATCCTTGCCCAGGTCTTCAAAAACAAGGGCAAGGCCGGCCCCGCGGGATAA
- the fliR gene encoding flagellar biosynthetic protein FliR, translated as MEFLGITPDTVLSFLLTLFRVSVVLFMLPFYGGSTIPNTIKAAMTLVLTLAFWPHLSLPGEQFPAHPVSIILMILGEAAMGLTLALIVHFIFAAVQTGGQIIGFQMGFAMVNVVDPITGTSEAITAHFLWMVTMLTFLTLGGHLYLLHAVTRSFDLVPPGTLFVTPAVAGRVMEFSAQMFILAVRIAAPVMVSLFLVDLGLALVSRAAPQMNVLFVGFPLKIGVGFFFLGLVFTLISDYMGDFVREFPFIFFDLMRLAGG; from the coding sequence ATGGAGTTCCTCGGCATCACCCCAGACACCGTTCTGAGCTTTCTGCTGACCCTGTTCCGGGTGAGCGTGGTGCTCTTCATGCTGCCGTTCTACGGGGGCTCCACAATACCGAACACGATCAAGGCCGCCATGACGCTTGTGCTCACCCTGGCGTTCTGGCCGCACCTGTCGCTTCCCGGGGAACAGTTTCCCGCGCATCCGGTGTCCATCATCCTGATGATTCTGGGCGAAGCCGCCATGGGGCTTACCCTGGCGCTCATCGTGCACTTCATTTTCGCTGCGGTGCAGACCGGCGGACAGATCATCGGCTTCCAGATGGGCTTCGCCATGGTCAACGTTGTGGACCCCATCACCGGCACGTCCGAGGCGATCACGGCGCATTTTCTATGGATGGTGACCATGCTCACATTTTTGACGTTGGGCGGACACCTGTACCTGCTGCACGCGGTGACCAGGAGTTTCGATCTGGTTCCTCCCGGCACCTTGTTCGTCACGCCGGCCGTAGCCGGCAGGGTCATGGAATTCTCCGCCCAGATGTTCATCCTCGCCGTACGCATCGCAGCGCCTGTCATGGTCTCGCTCTTTCTGGTGGATCTCGGACTGGCCCTGGTCTCCCGCGCGGCTCCGCAGATGAACGTCCTGTTCGTGGGATTCCCGCTCAAGATCGGCGTGGGCTTCTTCTTTCTGGGTCTCGTCTTCACCCTGATTTCTGACTACATGGGCGATTTCGTCCGCGAATTTCCGTTCATTTTCTTCGACCTCATGCGCCTTGCCGGCGGATAG
- a CDS encoding polysaccharide biosynthesis protein has product MPPNHTRIGVPLMAVDALLAAVAYGLAYLVRFEGGPLPAEQWTNLLAFILPFTALKLLFFRLFNLHRGMWRFTSVHDLAAVAKAATLASLVMLAALLIAQRFHGFSRSVFLLDWLFTMLLVGGVRVIVRIATGMGRPDLSTDRFVRLLRGRRHPAARRRCLLFGAGTAAESLLRDLEERSGTGVEVVAIFDDDHATQGLRLHGVPVEGTLDDVEAWLAAQRLPVQEALIALPEAAPEAMRRAVAVCERAGLGYRTIPSLREIASGHVSVSALREVDYRDLLPRETARPERERIAAYLTGKRVLVTGAGGSIGSELCRQIAHFEPASLLLVEMDESSLYTISMELEHERGFAAHVPLLGTLADRDWTEWVFAKHAPHVVFHAAAYKHVPMLELHPWQAVTNNVLATEMLLDIADEHGVERTIIVSTDKAVNPANVMGATKRLTERLMQCRRGGAMKLAAVRFGNVLGSSGSVIPLFRRQIAHGGPVTVTHPDMTRFFMTVEEACLLILQAGAMGRDAEIFVLNMGNPVKIIDLARDLIRLSGKEPDADVEIRITGLRPGEKLTEELISAEEHATPSEHEQILVLEEQSCPTAGAYAETLRALAEASSRRDAAALCSLLAQAVPEYRPNASASVGEATPESHAKNK; this is encoded by the coding sequence ATGCCGCCCAACCACACCCGCATCGGCGTCCCGCTCATGGCGGTGGACGCGCTCCTCGCCGCCGTAGCATACGGCCTGGCCTATCTCGTGCGATTCGAAGGCGGTCCGCTGCCTGCCGAGCAATGGACCAACCTGCTGGCCTTCATCCTGCCGTTCACGGCGCTCAAGCTCCTGTTTTTCCGCCTGTTCAACCTGCACCGCGGCATGTGGCGGTTCACCAGCGTGCACGACCTGGCGGCCGTGGCCAAGGCCGCCACCCTGGCATCGCTCGTCATGCTCGCGGCCCTGCTCATCGCCCAAAGGTTTCACGGTTTTTCGCGCTCGGTCTTCCTGCTCGACTGGCTCTTCACGATGCTCCTCGTCGGCGGGGTGCGAGTAATCGTGCGCATTGCCACAGGCATGGGCCGGCCCGACCTCTCGACCGACCGATTCGTTCGCCTTCTGCGCGGCCGTCGGCACCCGGCTGCTCGACGGCGCTGCCTGCTCTTCGGCGCCGGCACGGCTGCGGAATCCCTGTTGCGCGACCTTGAAGAACGGTCCGGCACAGGCGTGGAGGTGGTCGCCATCTTCGACGACGACCACGCCACACAGGGGCTGCGTCTGCACGGGGTGCCTGTGGAAGGCACTCTGGACGACGTGGAGGCCTGGCTGGCCGCGCAGCGATTGCCTGTGCAGGAGGCGCTCATCGCCCTGCCCGAGGCCGCGCCCGAGGCCATGCGCAGGGCCGTTGCCGTGTGCGAACGCGCCGGTCTGGGCTACAGGACCATCCCTTCCCTGCGGGAGATCGCCAGCGGTCACGTCTCCGTGTCGGCGCTGCGGGAGGTGGACTACCGCGACCTGCTGCCGCGGGAGACGGCCCGGCCGGAACGCGAGCGCATCGCCGCATATCTTACGGGCAAGCGGGTGCTCGTCACCGGCGCTGGGGGGTCCATCGGTTCGGAGCTGTGCCGGCAGATCGCCCATTTCGAACCGGCCTCGCTCCTTCTCGTGGAAATGGACGAGTCAAGCCTTTACACCATCAGCATGGAACTGGAGCACGAGCGAGGCTTCGCCGCCCACGTCCCCCTGCTCGGCACCCTGGCGGACCGCGACTGGACCGAATGGGTGTTCGCCAAGCACGCACCGCACGTGGTCTTCCACGCCGCGGCGTACAAGCACGTTCCCATGCTGGAGCTCCACCCGTGGCAGGCCGTGACCAACAATGTGCTGGCTACGGAAATGTTGCTGGACATCGCAGATGAGCACGGCGTCGAACGCACCATCATCGTGTCCACGGACAAGGCTGTGAACCCGGCCAACGTGATGGGCGCCACCAAGCGGCTGACCGAGCGGCTCATGCAGTGCCGCAGGGGCGGGGCGATGAAGCTCGCTGCGGTGCGCTTCGGCAACGTGCTCGGGTCGTCCGGTTCGGTCATTCCCTTGTTCCGTCGGCAGATCGCTCACGGCGGACCGGTCACGGTGACGCACCCGGATATGACCCGCTTCTTCATGACCGTGGAGGAGGCCTGCCTGCTCATCCTCCAGGCAGGCGCCATGGGCAGGGATGCGGAGATCTTCGTGCTCAACATGGGCAACCCGGTGAAAATCATCGACCTCGCCCGCGACCTCATCCGGCTGTCCGGCAAGGAGCCGGATGCGGACGTGGAGATACGGATCACCGGTCTGCGTCCCGGAGAAAAGCTCACCGAAGAGCTCATCAGCGCCGAGGAACACGCCACACCCTCCGAGCATGAGCAGATCCTCGTGCTCGAAGAACAATCCTGCCCGACCGCCGGCGCATACGCCGAAACATTGCGTGCGCTGGCCGAGGCCTCCTCCCGGCGCGATGCGGCCGCGCTTTGCAGCCTCCTGGCCCAGGCCGTCCCCGAGTACAGGCCTAACGCCTCAGCCAGCGTCGGGGAAGCGACACCCGAATCCCACGCCAAGAACAAATAG